From Synechococcales cyanobacterium T60_A2020_003:
TTCGAAAGCTGAGACTCGTGCAGCGTGTACACATTGGACGTGAGGTTAAACCACAGGGTCAGCACCCCCATGCTTACAGTTCGCAGCACGCTCGGCTGTCCTCCTAAGCTTGATACAGAAAACCCAGGTTAAATTTTATCGAATTCACGAACAATTCGCCCACTTCGATTCTGTCACTCGACTCAGAACCGATTCCTTGCCCAACCGGAAAAATCCTATCCAGAGTCCTTAAACAACCTGAGTCGCCATCTCAGTGAACTGAATAATATCTCGCCGGGGATCAGCATAGCTAACCTTCACCTCTAGGCGATCGCCGGGTGCAATCGGACGGGTAAACCGCATCGCCAGTTCTAATCCCAAATCTTCCAATAGCACAAGACCCAAATTATCCTGCTCTCGCAACCAGCGCAGCATCAAGGCATGCCACACTGCATCCCCTTGCCGTCGCAGATACTCCAAGCCCCAGTAGCGATTGGTTTGGCGTTCAACTTGGCTTGCCTCGTAGGCGGTAGAACTCACCGACAGCATCAATTCCTGAACATCTTCCGTTGAGAAGGGTAGAGATTCGCCACGTAAATGAGCCTTGATTTGAAAATGTGCCAGCAGGTCTGCATACCGTCGAATCGGTGACGTGACTTGAGTATATACATCTAACGCTAAACTCGCATGGCGGGCAGGAACCACCGTCGTTTCACTGCGCGGCATACACCGACGAATCGCGCAGTCACGCACAGGCCCTACGGGTAGCAGCATCAATTCTTCGTCTGGGGGTAGTTCTGGCTGAGGTTGTCCCCGGAAGGGTAGGGGTAGTCCGTGGGTCTGACCATAAAGTCCCGCCACTTCACCCGCCAGGATCATCATCTCCGCAACAAGCATCCGGGAAACAGAGTCATCTAGGACATCAATCGTGATATCGTCGCCATCGACCTTGATGCTAGATTCCGGCATGTGAATACTAATTGCGCCCCGTGATTGTCGCCAAGCCTGACGCACCTTTGCCCACTCGGCGATCGCCTGAATCTCCGACTCTGCCTCTAACCCCATCTCCAACATCTCATCGACGTCTTCGTAGGTGAGGCGATAGGTCGGTTTCACGTGACTGGCTTGAATGTGATAGTCTTCGACCGCTCCTTCATCGTTCAGAATGATGCCAAAGCTTAGGGCACAGCAGATCTGGCGCTGAACCAAACTCATCGGGCCCGTTGCCAACTCAGGAGGGAACATCGGAATCATCCCGGTGGGCAGATAAATTGTCGTACATCGCCGTCGAGCTTCCATATCCAAATCGTCGTTTGGCGCAACCCACCGAGTAGGATCAGCGATATGAATCCAGAGGCGTTGCCGTCCATCGTCCAAATATTCGATGCTCAAACCATCATCGATTTCAAGAGTACTCTCATCGTCAATGGTGTAAGTCTTGAGATAGGTTAAATCTAAACGATTATCAGGATCGGGATTAGGGGAGACAACGCAGCGGTGAGTCATTTCCAAAACCCTTTGAGAAAACTGTACAGGAATTTGACTGCGCCGCAGGAATAAGTTCTCGTGAGGACTCCACAGCCTCAGATCAACTAAAAGTTGAAACGCTGCTTCAGCGCTGTCCGATCGACCAACCGCCTGGAGTATTTCAGCGGCCTGCACTCGACCTGTTGCCTCATCACCAAAAACTGCTAACCGTTCGAGGACATCCAGCCTAGGGCGATCGCTGCTTTGCCACTCCACAGAGTCTCCATTTAGAGCCTGCTGAACCCTAGAAACAAAAGCCTGCCACTCTTGGGCACGCTGCTCAGATACCGTAAGCTGATGCTTCAACTCTGCAACTTGAGCTACAGAACGAGGCTCATAGCGATCGCCCTTCTGCTTAAAGTAAATCTTGTCATCAGCAAGGAGACAGTGTGCCGCGTAACAAAGCGACGGAGATTGCTCAGAGAATAGCAGGATAGCCATCTCTGTTGGATCTGTAGAAACCCCTTCTTCTACCAAAAACTCCCAGGCCACCTCTAGGCTGGATGGATCGAGATAGGGCTGGATTTCCGTGATGAATGCAGGGATTTGGGTAGGCGAATAGGACTCACCCGTTACCTCGTAAATAATCTGGCGAGGATGCAACGTATGCGATTGCCCGCGCTCATCAACAACAACCCAATGCTTTTTCCCTTCTGGGCGCTCAACCACAGCAACACGGCGATCGCCGTTAGAGGTGCGAAACTCAACTAGTGTGCCTTTCTCCATGAATTCGGATGTGGTGTAGGGTTGCCTGTTAATGCTCTATACAACCCTAGCCTTCTCGATTGATAAAGGGCAAGAGGGCCAGGATTCGCGC
This genomic window contains:
- a CDS encoding VacB/RNase II family 3'-5' exoribonuclease is translated as MEKGTLVEFRTSNGDRRVAVVERPEGKKHWVVVDERGQSHTLHPRQIIYEVTGESYSPTQIPAFITEIQPYLDPSSLEVAWEFLVEEGVSTDPTEMAILLFSEQSPSLCYAAHCLLADDKIYFKQKGDRYEPRSVAQVAELKHQLTVSEQRAQEWQAFVSRVQQALNGDSVEWQSSDRPRLDVLERLAVFGDEATGRVQAAEILQAVGRSDSAEAAFQLLVDLRLWSPHENLFLRRSQIPVQFSQRVLEMTHRCVVSPNPDPDNRLDLTYLKTYTIDDESTLEIDDGLSIEYLDDGRQRLWIHIADPTRWVAPNDDLDMEARRRCTTIYLPTGMIPMFPPELATGPMSLVQRQICCALSFGIILNDEGAVEDYHIQASHVKPTYRLTYEDVDEMLEMGLEAESEIQAIAEWAKVRQAWRQSRGAISIHMPESSIKVDGDDITIDVLDDSVSRMLVAEMMILAGEVAGLYGQTHGLPLPFRGQPQPELPPDEELMLLPVGPVRDCAIRRCMPRSETTVVPARHASLALDVYTQVTSPIRRYADLLAHFQIKAHLRGESLPFSTEDVQELMLSVSSTAYEASQVERQTNRYWGLEYLRRQGDAVWHALMLRWLREQDNLGLVLLEDLGLELAMRFTRPIAPGDRLEVKVSYADPRRDIIQFTEMATQVV